The Streptomyces durmitorensis genome contains the following window.
CACCCCCCTCGGCAAGATCACCACTACCTGGGATGGGAGCAAGGCCCCGCTGTACGCTGCGACCATGCAGCCGTCCGCATCCTCCTCGTCACCGGGTTCCACGCAGCCGGGCCGTCTCCCCGAAACGGCTGAGCGCGGCCTGCTGACCGAGCGGATCGCGCGCCAGCTGGAACATGAGATCCGCTCCGGTGAGATCGAGGTCGGGGCCAAGCTGCCCTCCGAGCGTGAGCTGGCCACGCAGTTCGGCTCAAGCCGCAATGTCGTGCGGGAGGTGCTGCGGAGGCTGGAAGCGCAGCACCTCATCGAGGTCGCTCCGGGGCGCGGTTCCTTCGTGCGTGAGCAGACCTCGGGCCAGGCCCGGGGGTACGACGCGCTGTATCGTGCGGGCCGGCCCACGGTCCGTCAGCTCATCGAGGCGCGGCTTCCGCTGGAGGTCGAGATGGTGCGGCTGGCGACCCGGCTGGCCACGGACGAGGACATCGCGGTGATGCGGGGCGCGTGCGATGCCCTGGAGTCGGCCACCGACGTCGTCGTCAAGGCGCAGGCGGACATGGAGTTCCATGACGCGATCGCGGTGGCGAGCAAGAATCCCGTACTGCGGATCATGCTGTCGTCGATCAGCGGGATGATGTTCGAGATGATGCTCCGCTCGAACTCGGACCCCTCGATCGGCGAGCCCGGAGTGCCGCATCACCCGGAGATCTTCGAGGCGATCG
Protein-coding sequences here:
- a CDS encoding FadR/GntR family transcriptional regulator, which encodes MQPSASSSSPGSTQPGRLPETAERGLLTERIARQLEHEIRSGEIEVGAKLPSERELATQFGSSRNVVREVLRRLEAQHLIEVAPGRGSFVREQTSGQARGYDALYRAGRPTVRQLIEARLPLEVEMVRLATRLATDEDIAVMRGACDALESATDVVVKAQADMEFHDAIAVASKNPVLRIMLSSISGMMFEMMLRSNSDPSIGEPGVPHHPEIFEAIEARDEELAASRMREHLMLGLRTYGADLDVQVDIMARNHIETLLGQAEVRRAGGRAGE